AAATATTAGGATTACGACTTACTTCTTTACATAACGTGTATTTTTATGTAAACTTATTAAGAAGGATACGTGAGGCTATCAAGAACGGTATGTTTTTGGAGCTTAAAGAGGAATTTAAAAACAGGATATTCTAAGATAAGTTGACCCAGCACCACTCATCCGCCGCGGATTCGGGTACGGGGCAGGCAAACTTACATTGTAAGAAATGTCAACTTAAAAGGGGGAGGAAACGATGAATCCAGGTGCAGCTCAGCCAAATGCAATAGCAAGTTTGATGCCGATTATATTTATCTTCGGTATATTTTATTTTCTTTTAATAAGGCCGCAGCAGAAAAAACAAAAAGAACATGGGAAAATGATCAGTGAATTAAAAAAGAATGACGAAGTGGTCACGAACGGCGGCGTACACGGCACTATCGTGAATGTAAAAGATGATACTTTTATATTAAGAATAGACGATAATGTAAAGGTTGAGATCAACAAAACTGCAATTGCATATTTGAAGAAAAGCAGATAAGTTAATAGTGCAGATATTAGAACACAGATTACGGGGTACAGCCTGCAGAGGTTAAATTCTGCTCTCCGTGCTTGGTTTTCTGTTATCCTTAAGGAGGATACTGAATGACAAAGAAATTACAATGGAGAATCTTGGTTGCTTTGGGAGTGGTGCTGTTTGCCTTAGCAGGTATGCTGCCTTTAA
The DNA window shown above is from Candidatus Omnitrophota bacterium and carries:
- a CDS encoding queuine tRNA-ribosyltransferase family protein codes for the protein ILGLRLTSLHNVYFYVNLLRRIREAIKNGMFLELKEEFKNRIF
- the yajC gene encoding preprotein translocase subunit YajC translates to MNPGAAQPNAIASLMPIIFIFGIFYFLLIRPQQKKQKEHGKMISELKKNDEVVTNGGVHGTIVNVKDDTFILRIDDNVKVEINKTAIAYLKKSR